The following nucleotide sequence is from Solanum dulcamara chromosome 7, daSolDulc1.2, whole genome shotgun sequence.
AACAAAACAAACATGACgacaaattataattttaccaCTCGATATGTCATAGCATTTTGAACCACGATGATTAGGAGACGAACCTAAATAAGCACAAGGAgtggacctttcttgtattttaTGAATAGTAGATGAGGGGAATAATAGGAAACATAAGCAACCAAAAACACGCAAACCCGAATAATCCGGATCACTTTGATATAAGATTTGAATGGGTGATTGGTTATTCAATACCTTGGAAGGAAGGATGTTGAGAAGATATGTGGCCATGGAGAGTTCATGATGCCAAAAGTATAGTGGCATGGATGCATGAGCAAGAAGAATTGTATGAGGGCATGAAAGATGGAAAAACATGatatgtttttcaaaaaattccataaaaGTTCCATTTATGTACTCCGTACCATTGTCACACTAAAACGTCTTAATATTATGTTCAAATTGAGTTTTGACTAAAGcatgaaaaactaagaaaaggTGTTTGACTTGAGATTTCTTGGCAATAGGAAATGTCCACAGAAACTTACTATAGTCATCAAGAAAAAGAACATAATAACAATGGTCGGAAGTACTAACAATGGGAGAAGTCCAAAGATCACTATGAATATTATCGAATGgaagaaaaatatatgaaacCGAATCATTAAAAGGTAGTTTAGAATATTTCCCAAGAGGACAAGAAGAACAAAAAGTTTTACAAGCCTTATTACAATTAATAAACTTTTTACTACAAAGAGACTTAAGTATATTATCGCCAGGGTGACCTAGATGATTGTGCCAAATATCCGAAGGCAAAGCAGTAAAAGTAGATTGATTGGTGTAAAAACGGCTTGAGAGTTGGAGAAAAGTGGATATAAGTCTCCGCTGATATCACATCTCATTAGTCTGTTCCCCGTCTGTAAGTCATTAACAGAGAAACTAAAAGGGTCAAATGATATAGAAACCATATATCTTTGGTAAACTTACGAACTGAGACTAGATTTTTGATGAGTTTTAGAGTATGTAACACATTATTTAAGGTAAATGGTGGATAGGGTGGGGGAAAAATAGTGTGACTGTGACCAATAATTGGAATTAAATGACCACTACTGACAATAATGTTATGATGCTTATTGCTTgaattaaaataagaagagagaATACCTGCATCCGCCGTCATGTGATATGTAGCACCGGTATCCATGTAGTAGTTCCCATCGGGTTGAGAAAATGAAAGAACATGCATAGCGGCCTCAATATCAGTGGGTGTGTAGGTAGGAACAGTAGTTGCAAGAACATTAAAAGATTGAGTTCTGGGCCCAAGTACTCCTGACCCAGAGGTTGAAGGGCATTGAGCCCCTGGATTGGGCCTTGGCTACCACTAGAATGTAGGAAACGGGCAAGGAGGCACTGTCCAACCGCCCCAACTAGGCTGCCATCTCGGCTGTCACTGTGGTGGAGGGCCCTGATGATGTGGCTGCCACTGGTGCTGCTAATGTGGTGGCTGATTTAGACTGGGTCCACTTGGGCTTTGTTGAGTCgcctttttcttgtcatttaATTTCGAATTATtcatgtttttattattgttgtttcttTTGTTTCTAGCAAAGGAGTCATTCCAAGAGGAAGAAGGTGTGACAACTATGGCAGCGCTATCGGCCCGACTTCCGGACACACCATTTTCACGAGCTTGGCGAGCCTTTATGGTATGCTCAGCCATTTTCAACCTGGAACAACAACTTTCAAAGGGGGTCAATGGCTCTTGATTTTGTATAAAATCCACTGTACAACTATATGCCTCCGGTAAAGAGCCGGTAAGACGTAAAACCAAACGACTATTAGTCACCGGAGTATCAATATCACCCAACCTGTCTGCCAGAGATTGTAAATAATTACAATAACTGTCAATTGAGGTGAAACCTTCGAAAACAACATTCGTAAAGTCCTCCTCGAGATGGGTggattaggagtattttattgtcttgaaaATGAGATTCAAGACGATTCCACACGTCCTCTGCCATGTCATTGCGTTTGAGGATAACTAGAAGAAGATCAGGAGTAACGGTAGTGTAAATACATTGCAATATAACAGCATCCAAATGCTTCCAAAGGGACGGATCAGCCAACTTGGCCATAGTGTAGGCAGCGAGAGCCGATGCTTCTGTGGGTGAAACCAAATGATAGTAAAGATCATAaatataacacccctcaaaatttttcctaagattcgggccttctttgtacacgtgtaaggcccatcgtatttatttcaaagtacgtgcttgagttaaggtgagtccctgaggagtttaagag
It contains:
- the LOC129894567 gene encoding uncharacterized protein LOC129894567 gives rise to the protein MAKLADPSLWKHLDAVILQCIYTTVTPDLLLVILKRNDMAEDVWNRLESHFQDNKILLIHPSRGGLYEYRLGDIDTPVTNSRLVLRLTGSLPEAYSCTVDFIQNQEPLTPFESCCSRLKMAEHTIKARQARENGVSGSRADSAAIVVTPSSSWNDSFARNKRNNNNKNMNNSKLNDKKKATQQSPSGPSLNQPPH